The following proteins come from a genomic window of Eretmochelys imbricata isolate rEreImb1 chromosome 11, rEreImb1.hap1, whole genome shotgun sequence:
- the LOC144272118 gene encoding small ribosomal subunit protein bS16m-like isoform X2 has protein sequence MVHLAHLLMKNYHGGHVAIRLALGGCANRPFFRIVAAYNKRARDSKYLEQVGCYDPLPNSHNEKLVGLNIERIKHWIGCGAHVTKPVEKLLGLSGFFPLHPMTITNAERLRKRRALKAITASEEETPGD, from the exons atggtgcaccttg CTCATCTCCTTATGAAAAATTATCATGGAGGACACGTAGCTATCCGATTGGCTCTTGGTGGTTGTGCCAACAGACCCTTCTTCCGTATAGTGGCCGCATATAACAAGCGAGCGCGGGACAGCAAGTATTTGGAGCAAGTGGGCTGCTATGACCCACTCCCAAATAGCCACAATGAGAAGCTTGTTGGCTTGAACATCGAGAGAATCAAACACTGGATTGGTTGTGGAGCACATGTCACAAAACCGGTTGAAAAACTTCTag gtctttctggatttttcccattgcatcctatgacaatcacaaatgcagaaagattaaggaagagaagagccttgaaagccataacagcttctgaggaagaaactccaggtgactga
- the LOC144272118 gene encoding small ribosomal subunit protein bS16m-like isoform X1, with translation MVFFLFQVLSRVIMVHLAHLLMKNYHGGHVAIRLALGGCANRPFFRIVAAYNKRARDSKYLEQVGCYDPLPNSHNEKLVGLNIERIKHWIGCGAHVTKPVEKLLGLSGFFPLHPMTITNAERLRKRRALKAITASEEETPGD, from the exons atggtctttttcctctttcaggtgctttcaagggtcatcatggtgcaccttg CTCATCTCCTTATGAAAAATTATCATGGAGGACACGTAGCTATCCGATTGGCTCTTGGTGGTTGTGCCAACAGACCCTTCTTCCGTATAGTGGCCGCATATAACAAGCGAGCGCGGGACAGCAAGTATTTGGAGCAAGTGGGCTGCTATGACCCACTCCCAAATAGCCACAATGAGAAGCTTGTTGGCTTGAACATCGAGAGAATCAAACACTGGATTGGTTGTGGAGCACATGTCACAAAACCGGTTGAAAAACTTCTag gtctttctggatttttcccattgcatcctatgacaatcacaaatgcagaaagattaaggaagagaagagccttgaaagccataacagcttctgaggaagaaactccaggtgactga